The region ATAATTTGTTCGGAATTGTTTATTGGCGCCGATGAGTGTGTTCATTTATGCTCATTTGTAGATTGATTCTTTTAGGGGTGTTTTGTTTTTTCGTTGAACCTTTTGTGGAAGAGGGTGCTATGAAGGTCAAAATGATGATCGGAGTGTTTTGTTGCGCTGTGCTTGGGGCTTTAGTTGTGTTTGCCGCTCATGAGTTCAGCCCGGATCCAAAGTCGGTTTTATTTATTACTGCCGGCTCTGTTTTTGGTATGGTTTTGCTGGCCGGAATTATTACTGTACAGATTATTTCGCGAGGTAATTCAAAAAATCTGGAAAGTCTTGTTGTCTACCTGAACGGTGTTGCTGCAGGCGATTTCAATTCCAATAAACCAGATTCCTGTTCCGGGGAATTCGGACTTATTGGGGATCAAATTTGTTCTACTATCAACGCCTTGAAAAAGAGGATCGGTTTTTCGGAAGGGGTTCTCAATGCCATTGCCGAGGCGTACCCATTTATGACTTGCGATGCCGAGGGCAAGGTTAATTTTGTGGGCAGCAGGCTTTTTAAAATTTCTGGCAAAACCGGTAAACCCGAAGATTATTACGGACTGACAACCGGGGGGTATGTTTACGGGGATGATTCTCGCAAGACCCGTACTGACCGGGTTGTAAATGAAGGAATACGGATTGAGGGCGAGACATCTTTTGAAGGTGAGGGTGGTCTGCACGAGCTTCAATTTTCCGGTGAACCATTTTATGATCTTGATAATGATCTGTGCGGTGCGCTAACGATTTATTTCGATCTCACCGAGGTAAAACAGCAGCAGCGTGAAATTCAGGCGAACTCCGAAAAAGTGTCCCAAATAGCCGCTGATCTTGTTGATATTACCGGGCAGGTAAATTCCGCCGCCGGTGTAATCGCTTCTCAGATTGAGGAGGCAGCCAAAGGTGCGGGATTGCAATCGGAGCGCATTACCGAGACGGCTTCCGCCATGGAAGAAATGAACAGCACGACTCTTGAAGTTGCAAGAAATGCTCTTGATGCCGCCGACAATGCGACCGATGCCAAGAACAATGCCGGGGAAAGTCAGAATGAGATCCGCTCCCTGATTGAATCAATTGAAACCATGAATAGTCATGCCAAGAATCTTGGTATGTTCATGGATGAACTGGGTAAGCAGACCGATTCCGTCGGCTCTGTTATAACAGTTATTCAGGATATCGCGGATCAGACCAATCTACTGGCCCTGAATGCCGCTATCGAGGCAGCGCGGGCAGGTGAGGCCGGTCGCGGTTTTGCCGTAGTAGCCGATGAAGTACGTAAACTCGCAGAAAAAACGATGACGGCTACGGATGAAGTCGGTAGTGCCATTAAGGCTATTCAGGAAGGCGCTCAGCGTTCCATTGAGGGTGTAAATCTTGCCAGTCAGGCGGTGGAACAATCTACCGAGATAGCGTATAGTTCCGGTCAGAATCTGGAGCTGATTGTGAAGCTTGTCAGCGGAACATCCGATCAGGTTCAATCCATCGCTACCGCCGCAGAGCAGCAGTCCGCAACGAGTGAGGAGATCAACAGGGCGGTTGATGCCATCAATTCGATAGCTTCCGACACTGCCCATGGTATGCATTCCGCCAATGAAGCCAGTTCCGAACTTGTAAAAATGAGTGATGAGCTTAATACTTTGATTAAACAACTTTCCTCTTAGTACAGCCATGTACTCCATTGTCCGAAGCAGGCCGTATTATTTAATGCGGCCTGTTTCATTTTTATGGCGTAGTCCGTGTAAACGAAGGCAGATCGTGCTATCATTACAACAAATGCATTTTTAATCTCAGCAAGGGTGGGATTTATGACTAGTTCGGTATCTGTCGGCTGGGGAGTGAGGATAAGGGTCTTTATCCTTTTTGTTCTGGGGGCCTTGCTGTTTGTACCGGGGGCGGTGATGGTGATGGTCGGAATTTTTGATATGGATCTTAATTCTGATGATACCGTTGCTATGCTTATAATGGGCGGTGCGCTCAGCTTTTGCGGGCTCGTCATCTGGGTGACCATGCGTAAAATTTATCGGCGCGGTAAGCAGAGAGCTGCCTATATACGCAGTCAGGAAGAAGAGGGGCTGCTGATGGGAACAGGGATGATACATATGCATAATATGGCTGCCATGCATGATGTGGACGAAACAGCTGATGATTCGGATATTAACACGGATATTGATTCCGGCGACGATTTTGATGACGGAGGCGGTGATTTTGATATCGGAGATTGATCAGCAGGATTTATTTAATAGTTTTACATAAGCGTGTGCGGTTAATCCGTACACGCTTTTAAATTGACGGTTAAAGTGGGACAGATCGTAAAAACCGCATTTGATCATAACCGTATATAATTCCAGACCTTCATCCAGATATTTTTTAGCTTGTTCTATCCTGTGCGCCAGAAAAAACTGATAAGGAGAAAGCCCTTTGATGGCCTTGAACTGACGGATGAAATGAAATTTCGACATTTCAATTTCACTGCAAATTTCATCCAGCTTAAGGGGAGCTTCAAAGTTGCAATGCATTATTTCAATTGCTTTATTTATCGCTTTGAAATTTTTGGGTGTTTGCAACTCATCGTTTGTGTTTGAAGCTCGCCGAACCACGTCCATTATCAATTCACTGATCAGCAGCTCTCCGTGCCCGGCCTCGATTGAGCGGGTTAGTCGGATAATGCTTTCCGCCAGTTTGTGGTCATAGATAATAGGAGATGAAAATAGAAACACATCCTTTTTTCCAGAAACATTTTCAAATAATTTCCGTGGAATGTAGGACATTACGTATTCAAGACCGCTCTTATCTCCGGAACAGCCGTCATGCAACTGCTCCGGCTGAAAAAACATTATTCCGCCGGGACCGGACTTTAATGTTTCACCTTCCAGCCAGTATTTTTGAATACCGGTCAAGGTTACTCCTATGGCGTACTCCTCGTGTGAATGCTTGCGGTATTCGAATTTATCGAATTTCGCTGAAAGTACGGTCAGGTCATCATGTTTTGTGTAATTAAATTCTCGCATGGCACGTGTTTAGATAAGATTTTCTATTCCTGAAATCGACCATGCACAGTAAACCATGGTCAGGGCAAGAATAACGTTGGCCTGTTTTTGATATGGGCGCAGGTAGCGGCGGAAAAGTGACCCCAGTACAACCCACGAACTATAAGCGCACATTCCTATAAATGAAAGTATAAGGACGTAGCGGGCAATGTCGAGCGGATCGGTATAGGCGGGGATTACGAAGCTGCCGATTACAGTCAGGGTGAAAAGTACCACTTTCGGGTTGATGAACTGCATTGTGAACCCGGTGACAAAGCCGCCGCAGCTACCTGCCTCTCCGCCGCTATCCATGTGCAGTATCTTCCATGCAAGATAGAGTATGTATGCGGTCCCGATGCACTGCATCACGACCTGTATACCGGGGATAAGCTCCATAAGGTAACTATTCAAAGCCGCTGAAAGGCTGAGCATGATGGCAAATGCAAGTGAAGCCCCGGCGACAAATTCAAAGGCTTTTTTAGGGCCGTGGTTCTGGGCGGTGGAAAAGATTACTATATTTGAAGGTCCGGGCGTGAAGGTGACCACTATGCTGTATGCCAGGAAGGCTGCAATATTCATTGTTTTTCTCCATGCTGTTTTTATTCTGATCACGAATGTGACATGGAGGCCGTTTTAATGAATAGTACAAAGTTGCTCAGCTCACTTATAATTTAATTATTTAAGACAGCCGCCTTCGCTGCAATTAATCAGCTTACTGATATCCTCAATCCGTATTTCACTGCCATCGACTGAGATTAATCCTCCGGCGGCCATTTTTTTCATAGCACGTGAAAGGGCTTCCGGAGTGATACCGATGATCTTGGAAAGTTCACGGTAGGATATATCCATTTCTACTAGTCCGTTTTTTTCGCGGGTCAGGAAATAGGCTGCAAGTCTGGAGGGAACCTGTTTCAGTGCCAGTGAGTCGATCATTTCCATGGCATCTTTCAGCCGTCTGGACATGATGCGCATCATATGCATTAAAATGGTCGGATCTTCCTGAGCCAGTTTTTCGTATTCCGCAGGCTTGATGAAAAGCACCCGGCTGTCTTCCAGTGCGCCAATATTTGCGGGCAGGACTCCATCCGAGAAAACGGAGCAGAGGCAGAACGGCTCGCCCGGACCGAAAACGAAAATTGTCTGTTCCTTTCCATCATCTGATATTTTGAAAAGCTTAACTTTTCCGGAAAGCAGAATGTGAAGTCCTTTGGATGAATTGTCTTCGCTGAAGAAGATCTTTTTTTTGGGGACTTCACTCACCGTTGCATGCAGGGCTATTTTTTCCAACTGTTCTTTTTTTAGTCCGGAAAAGATTGCGAATTTACTGATTTCCAATTCTAGTTTTTGTGTATTCATATTTTTTGAAAAAAAGTGTTTGTGTTGATCATGATCAATGTGTGTTTGCTTTTCTTGCTTTAGTTTTTAGCCCATGAGGATGGGGTTGGGCAACAATTGAAATTAAAAGCAAAGGAGAAGAATATGTGGACTATTTTACAGAAAATTACAAAAAATTTGATCGTCGCCATTCCGATTATGATGATTGCGGGGTTTCTGTTTGGCATGGCCTTTAATCCTCCATGGCTTAAGTCCCTGATTGTTCCTTTCACCTTTTTGATGGTCTATCCCATGATGGTCACTCTAAAAATTAAGAAGGTCTTTGAGGGCGGCGACACCAAGGCTCAGTTTTTGACCCAGTTAATAAATTTTGGAATCGTACCTTTTGTGGCATATGGTTTCGGATTATATTTCTTTAGTGATAAACCCTACATGGCTCTTGGTCTGTTGCTGGCCGGACTAGTACCCACCAGCGGTATGACCATTTCATGGACCGGTTTTGCAAAGGGCAATATGTCCGCGGCTGTCAAAATGACCGTAGTCGGGCTTATTGCCGGTTCGCTGCTGACTCCTTTTTTTGTGAAAATGTTGCTTGGAACTTCGATTGAAATCAACCTTCTTGCTGTGTTTAAGCAGATTGTGTTTATCGTCTTTTTGCCCATGATCCTTGGTTTTATTACTCAGCGTGTTCTGGTCCGCAGGTACGGGCAGGAGGATTTTCAAAAGTATATCGGACCGAAGTTCCCTACTTTGTCCACGCTGGGCGTGCTGGGAATAGTTTTTGTGGCTTTGGCTTTGAAAGCCAAGACCATTGCTTCCGCGCCGGAAGTGCTTTTAAGTATCCTTGTTCCGCTTTTGGTGCTCTACATGTTCAACTTTATACTGAGTACGCTGATAGGCAAGTCCTTTTTGCCAAGAGGTGACGCTATAGCTCTGGTCTACGGGTCGGTAATGCGGAATCTTTCCATCGCATTGGCTATTGCCATCAATGCCTTCGGTCCTCAGGGCTCGGATGCCGCTCTGGTTATCGCTGTAGCTTACGTTATTCAGGTTCAGTCAGCGGCGTGGTATGTGCGTTTTACTGATAAGATTTTTGGCGACAATAAGGCGGTTAAACTTGCTTGCCAAAATGGATAAGTCTTAAACAGCCATAATTTTAATAGATTATGACACAAAAATGACCTCACCTGAATAAGATGGGGTCATTTTTTTTTGCAACCCTATTGACAATGAGAACCGTTTTCAATAAATTAAACTCAACAAGATGACGTTGTAATGAATAAAAAGGACAGGAAGTAGATATGTGTAATTTAGGTAAAGCATGGAATTTGAGCAGGGAAGGCATGAAAGCCTGCAATGAAGGTGATTTTGAAAAAGCTGAAAATAACCTGAAAACCGCAATTCAAATGTCTCAGTGCAAGTCAAAAAAAATCCATCGGGCTACTCTGCATAATAATTTAGCGGTAGTTTTGCAGATGTCCGGTAAAGTGGAAGATGCGGTCAGCGCATACGATCTGGCAATCGGTTTTTTGAATCCGGATCATAAAGGACAGGCGGCTTTGATAGATAGAATTGCTTCAAAGCGCGATGAGCTAAAGCGAAAAATAGCGGCATAAATTTCTGACATACGCATCTCCTCCTTGATCAGGGCGGAACTCCGGTTATGGGGTTCCGCCTTATCTATTTAATGATGAAAATAGGTTTTATTGATCGATTGAGCGCTAAAGTAGGAAAAATCGACACTAATTGTGGAGGAACTCCTTTAAGGGGGTTGACTTTGTGGGGAAACTGCCTAAATAATCCCAGTTCTTTTGTTGGAATAATGTAAAAAACTTCACTTAGACCGACACAAGCCAAAGTACACAACTGCCGGGGCGATTTGCTGCCGGCGGATATATTTTCCAGGAGGATGCCAAGATGGATTTTAATATTGAAGAAGTATCAGCGGTAGAAAGAGAGATTAAAGTTTCCGTACCCGCTGAAGAAGTCGGTGCCGCTCTGGACGCGACCGTTGCCCTGTACAAAGTTCAGACCCCGGTTAAGGGTTTTAGAAAAGGTAAGGTTCCCGCTTCCGTTATCCAGTCCAAGTATAAAAAACAGATCATCAACGAAGCAACCACTGACCTGATTAACTACCAGATCAATGAAATCCTCAATGGCGAGTCTTTCGTACCTGTTTCCAAGATTGATGTTGACGCTAAGGAACTCGTTCGCGGTGAAGACTTCAACTATGTGATCAAGTTTGAAGTTGTTCCTGAATTTGATACTCCCGGCTACCTCGGTCTTTCCGTTGAAGAAGAACGTGCAGAAGTTGCCGAAGATGAACTTAAGGATGTTGAAAACAGACTCCTGCAGTCCATGGCTAAGATCGCTCCTATCGAGGAAGATCGCCCCGCTAAAGACGGTGAACTCGCTTCCGTTACTTTTTCCGCTGAAATGGACGGTGAACCCATC is a window of Maridesulfovibrio sp. DNA encoding:
- a CDS encoding methyl-accepting chemotaxis protein, encoding MKVKMMIGVFCCAVLGALVVFAAHEFSPDPKSVLFITAGSVFGMVLLAGIITVQIISRGNSKNLESLVVYLNGVAAGDFNSNKPDSCSGEFGLIGDQICSTINALKKRIGFSEGVLNAIAEAYPFMTCDAEGKVNFVGSRLFKISGKTGKPEDYYGLTTGGYVYGDDSRKTRTDRVVNEGIRIEGETSFEGEGGLHELQFSGEPFYDLDNDLCGALTIYFDLTEVKQQQREIQANSEKVSQIAADLVDITGQVNSAAGVIASQIEEAAKGAGLQSERITETASAMEEMNSTTLEVARNALDAADNATDAKNNAGESQNEIRSLIESIETMNSHAKNLGMFMDELGKQTDSVGSVITVIQDIADQTNLLALNAAIEAARAGEAGRGFAVVADEVRKLAEKTMTATDEVGSAIKAIQEGAQRSIEGVNLASQAVEQSTEIAYSSGQNLELIVKLVSGTSDQVQSIATAAEQQSATSEEINRAVDAINSIASDTAHGMHSANEASSELVKMSDELNTLIKQLSS
- a CDS encoding AraC family transcriptional regulator, which codes for MREFNYTKHDDLTVLSAKFDKFEYRKHSHEEYAIGVTLTGIQKYWLEGETLKSGPGGIMFFQPEQLHDGCSGDKSGLEYVMSYIPRKLFENVSGKKDVFLFSSPIIYDHKLAESIIRLTRSIEAGHGELLISELIMDVVRRASNTNDELQTPKNFKAINKAIEIMHCNFEAPLKLDEICSEIEMSKFHFIRQFKAIKGLSPYQFFLAHRIEQAKKYLDEGLELYTVMIKCGFYDLSHFNRQFKSVYGLTAHAYVKLLNKSC
- a CDS encoding LysE family transporter, with the protein product MNIAAFLAYSIVVTFTPGPSNIVIFSTAQNHGPKKAFEFVAGASLAFAIMLSLSAALNSYLMELIPGIQVVMQCIGTAYILYLAWKILHMDSGGEAGSCGGFVTGFTMQFINPKVVLFTLTVIGSFVIPAYTDPLDIARYVLILSFIGMCAYSSWVVLGSLFRRYLRPYQKQANVILALTMVYCAWSISGIENLI
- a CDS encoding Crp/Fnr family transcriptional regulator codes for the protein MNTQKLELEISKFAIFSGLKKEQLEKIALHATVSEVPKKKIFFSEDNSSKGLHILLSGKVKLFKISDDGKEQTIFVFGPGEPFCLCSVFSDGVLPANIGALEDSRVLFIKPAEYEKLAQEDPTILMHMMRIMSRRLKDAMEMIDSLALKQVPSRLAAYFLTREKNGLVEMDISYRELSKIIGITPEALSRAMKKMAAGGLISVDGSEIRIEDISKLINCSEGGCLK
- a CDS encoding bile acid:sodium symporter, which translates into the protein MWTILQKITKNLIVAIPIMMIAGFLFGMAFNPPWLKSLIVPFTFLMVYPMMVTLKIKKVFEGGDTKAQFLTQLINFGIVPFVAYGFGLYFFSDKPYMALGLLLAGLVPTSGMTISWTGFAKGNMSAAVKMTVVGLIAGSLLTPFFVKMLLGTSIEINLLAVFKQIVFIVFLPMILGFITQRVLVRRYGQEDFQKYIGPKFPTLSTLGVLGIVFVALALKAKTIASAPEVLLSILVPLLVLYMFNFILSTLIGKSFLPRGDAIALVYGSVMRNLSIALAIAINAFGPQGSDAALVIAVAYVIQVQSAAWYVRFTDKIFGDNKAVKLACQNG
- a CDS encoding tetratricopeptide repeat protein codes for the protein MCNLGKAWNLSREGMKACNEGDFEKAENNLKTAIQMSQCKSKKIHRATLHNNLAVVLQMSGKVEDAVSAYDLAIGFLNPDHKGQAALIDRIASKRDELKRKIAA